The region CGCCCTGCCAGCCCCGTTTGCTTTGTGCAGGCGGGCTGGTGTGCTCCAGCTGGGGTAACGGGCCTGGCTGGCTCCGTCCCACACTCGGGGCACTGTCACCGAGGTCTGTGGCCCCCACGGGAGGGGGAAGCCACTGTGCTGTGGGCATGCCACCGGCTCCCCACTGACAGTGGTGGCTTCGCCTGGCCCGTGGGCGCAGCGATGGGTTTGCTGCCTTGCCCTTCCTTCTCCATCAGGTCAGGTCCCGGCACTGTTGGTCTCAACCCGTCTGCTCCCACGAAACGGAGAAGTTACCCCGAGCATCCTCTGTGGTGCGGTGTTCCCACAGGCACCGGGCAGCAGGCGCTCAGACTGCCTGaccctttcttttcccctgttgCCCCCATGCCTCCAAAGAGAATTCAGATACTATTCAGATGCATTCAGTTATGCAACCAGCTTTTAGCTATGCAAATGTATGCAGCTTTTCCCTTACACAatgtcctgttttctttcagcttcttttttgGAAATTCAGCACTTCCTGTGGGAGTGCAATCTGAGTCCTGGGGAGCCATCTGGAACCCTCCCAGCCTCGGGTCCCCAGGCAGGCTGGAGCTGGCACCGGCTCCTCTCAGCAGACTCGCCACCCCGGCTGCTGGAGCCCTCCTGCCCGCCGTCCACGGCTGCCTGTGCAGGCCAGGCTCCTCGTCCACCCCAGGGCCAGGGGCACGAGCTGCTGCCAGTTCCCTGCAAGGAGCACAGACACAGAGGGGGGCTGGATCTGCACGGCCTGCCCGGGTCTGTGACCTGGCACCAGCCGACGGCAAGTGTGTAGGAAGCAGCGTGAGAACAGGGCAAGAGCGACCAGCACTTCCCTGGTGTGTCCTCACAGGCCCCAGGGGTTTGTGTCTCTGGGAGCTGCTGAAACAGCCATCTCTCTAGTTAGCCAGTAGCCCCTGATGGATTTTCCCCCACAGATTTCTCCCAATGCTCTTTGAATCCGTAGACACTTTAAGCACCCAGAATGTCCTGCAGCAGGGACTCAGCTACCCAGAGAACACAGAATTCCTGCCTTCAGCCTGGCCTTGTGCTGGATTCTGCAATAACTCTCAGTTTCTGGGTGGGAAAAGATGGTGAACATCTCCCCACTGCAGCTGCTGTGGCATCCACCTCAGTCTCCATCTGTCATGTCTGCTCAGTCCTGACCTGTGTTTCCTCATTCTTACGCTTCTCCGAGTCCTCACGAGATGGGACAATGAGATGGGACAATGGACACCTCAGGAGGTGGGATCCTCTTctctgctcccttcccagcaATTTCTAGCAATTCCATTTCCTCTGTGGAGCAGAGTGGGTAAGCCTGGGAAGTCCCTGTGCTGCTGCGTGCCCAGATGAGCCCTGTGTTAGTCTTTTTGTTAGTAACCTTCCACTGGTGGCGTGGCCCTGGGACTGCAGCGTCTCACAGAGGCCTCTGCCACCGCCTTCCCTGAGCCCCAGCAGGGCCACAAGCTCCCTGCACGCTGGGGCTCACGCGGCCGCCCAGGTGTGAGCAGAGGCTGGCTGGGATGCACGGCCTGGGGCTCTCCGGGCGCTCCCGCATGGCCCCAGCGTGGTGTGTGAGCTCCGCAGCAGAGCGGGACCGTCTCCAGcgagggctggcagggctggggaccccTGTGGAGCCCCTTGGCCCCAGTGCCATGGAAGtccggggagctctggggagcaggggggccgTGCCATGCCCAGCACCAAGCCCATGGCCAGGGGCTCCTCCacagggggctgtggggacctgCCGGGTGGCTTGAGGAGACCCTGCGGGACGGTGGAGCAAGGCCAGGCCTGGGTGCCCTGGTCAGGGCTGGTCTGTGCCTCTGGGCTCTGGGTGCCCCGAGATGGGGTGGGGCTCTGCCTGTGGCACCCTGATGGGCCTTGGGGTGCCTGGGGCCGGCCTGGGtgggctggagggaggagggcaggttTGCCCAGGACAGCGGTGTTGTGCGGCCATGAGTCCGTGGCCTGAGGGTCCCAGCTGAGACCCAGGTGCGGCCGAAGGCCCGGCTGAGGGCCTGGCTGAGGGATGGGAGGAGGGCTCGGCCCCGGCTGAGGGcctggctcagggcttggctgAGGGATTGGCCCGGCACAGGGCCAGGCTCAGGGCCAGGCTCAGGGCCCAGCTCAGCACTTGGCTGAGGACTCGGCTGGGCTGAGGGACGGGCTGAACACTCGGCCCCAGCTGAGAGCCTGGCTCAGGGCCCAGTTTAGGGCCCGGCTCAGGGCCTAGCTGAGGGCTTGGCCAGGCTTAGGACCCAGCTCAGGACTTGGCTGAGGGCTCGGTTCGGCTCAGGGTGCAGCCCAGCGCCCGGCTCAGGGCTTGGCTGAGGGCTCAGCCAGGCTGAGGGCCTGGCTCAGGGCCCAGCTCAGGGCCTGGCTGAGGGCTTGGCCAGGGTTGAGGCCCGGCTCAGGGCCCGGCAGACCACGGCGCCAGCAGAGGGCAGCAGCTGTgtcacacacacggacacacacggGCACAGACATACAgcggcacacacacacagccaggGACACACGCACACGGCGGGATGTGCCCTGTGTCCCCCCTAacagcacagccctccccagggtgTGTCTTGGCTCTGCACACACCCGTGTGTGACTGCGGCTCGTGGCTCTGCGGTACccgtgtgcacacacgtgtgtgtgacTGCGGCTCGTGGCTCTGCGGTACccgtgtgcacacgcgtgtgtgtgaCTGCGGCTCGTGGCTCTGCGGTACccgtgtgcacacgcgtgtgtgtgaCTGCGGCTCGTGGCTCTGCGGTTacctgtgtgcacacacgtgtgtgtgacTGCGGCTCGTGGCTCTGCGGTACccgtgtgcacacacgtgtgtgtgacTGCAGCTCGTGGCTCTGCGGTACCCGTGTGCACACACCCGTGTGTGACTGCAGCTCGTGGCTCTGCGGTACCcgtgtgcacacatgtgtgtgtgaCTGCGGCTCGTGGCTCTGTGGTACctgtgtgcacacgcgtgtgtgtggCTCTGTGGTacccgcacacacacacgtgcacagcTCCGCACAGATCCCGTCTGTGCCCGTGGCTGTGCGTGAGCacgcggggctgcggggcaggaGCCGTGCTCAGCCCCCCCGCACCGAGCAGTGTGGGGGTGCTCCCCTGGCGTCTCCCTCTGTGACGGGTGCGCTCCCGCAGCTCCTGCCCCGCGGGCTCTGCCCGCTCCTGCTCCAGGCACTCCCCAGCCCATGGGACTGGGGCGCGGGCTCCGCATTTCCCCTTCTCTGCCAGTGCCAGAATCCCGCGGTCACAACCCTCCCGGCGCTCCCCAGAGTCCCTCCGGGAAAGCTCAGTTGGGCAAAAGAAACCTCAGCCACGTGGTAGTTGAGACAGCAAAGAGTTTAACGAGGCGCCCGCCCGCTGCCGTGCAGAGGATGGTCCCGCTCCATCCTGCGCGTGAGGAGCTGTGCGCAGAGCAAACCCCGGCGAGTGCCGGGCCCACGCCGGCCCCGCAGGCAGCTCCCTGCTAGTGGTCCTGGCGGTGCCTCTTCTTGCGCTGTGGGCCTGTGATGAcggtggtggtgatggtgatcTTGTTCACCATCAGCCCTCCCGTGCCATAAGTGTCGAGATGTGCCTCTCGTTTGTACTCGGAGACTTGCTTGGTGGAGAGGAGCTCCCACACCGACACCCTCTTCTCCTGGAACTGGCCAAAAGTAATGTAGGAGCCCTCGGACTGGAGGAGATCCACCGTCTGCTGGGGGAGCATCGCCAGGGACCGCTCTCTGCTGTTTGTCACGATGGTGCTGCAAGTGGCGGCCAGTTCCTGAATGGTGAGTGTCCCTGCACggtgcagccccagcagctcctgcctcttcTCCTCAGGGATGTAGTCGGAGAAGAGCAGGTCCCACACAGAGACCTGCCTCCCCTGGAGCCCATCCACAGCCATCTCGATGCTGGTGGACTTCAGGGTCTCTTCCCAGGCCCTGTCCCCCTGCAGGTGGGTGTGCTCAGCTTCTGTGACTCCCGACTCTGCTTCTGGACTACTCACATTTGCCAATTCCTCTGCCCTTGCTGCTTCTGCCTTGGTCACAATAGTGCTGACAACGGTTTTCACCTGCTCAAGGGTTAACCCTCCTGCCTGGtacagctccagcagctccttcctgttctcctcaggGATGTACTTGGAGTGGAGCAGGTCCCACACAGAGACCTTGCGGCCCCGAAGCTCCCCGACCTCCATGTCGATGACTGTGGTTTTCAAGGCTGTTTCCCATGGTTCTTCTTTGGTGGAGGCGTCatccttctctgctgctgctgacacagtGTCCTTGTCAGAAGTCTTGACTGCAATTAGCAGTTTCCTGCTTGTAGATTCTTTTTTCTCAATGAGAGCAGTGATGACTATGATTAACCGCTCCAAGGCCAACGTCCCCATGCAGTACAGCTCCAGGAGCTCCTGCCTCTTCTCCTCAGGGATGTAGTCGGAGAAGAGCAGGTCCCACACAGAGACCTGCCTCCCCTGGAGCCCATCCACAGCCATCTCGATGCTGGTGGACTTCAGGGTCTCTTCCCAGGCCCTGTCCCCCTGCAGGTGGGTGTGCTCAGCTTCTGTGACTCCCGACTCTGCTTCTGGACTACTCACATTTGCCAATTCCTCTGCCCTTGCTGCTTCTGCCTTGGTCACAATAGTGCTGACAACGGTTTTCACCTGCTCGAGGGTTAACTCTCCTGCCTGGtacagctccagcagctccttcctgttctcctcaggGATGTACTTGGAGTGGAGCAGGTCCCACACAGAGACCTTGCGGCCCCGAAGCTCCCCGACCTCCATGTCGACGACTGTGGTTTTCAAGGCTGTTTCCCATGGTTCTTCTTTGGTGGAGGCGTCatccttctctgctgctgctgacacagtGTCCTTGTCAGAAGTCTTGACTGCAATTAGCAGTTTCCTGCTTGtagattcttttttcttaatgacagcGGTGACAACAGTTATCATCTGCTCCAGAGTTAATATCCTTTCACGGTACAGCTCCAGGAGCTCCTGCCTCTTCTCCTCAGGGATGTAGTCGAAGAGCAGGTCCCACACAGAGACCTGCCTCCCCTGGTGTTTGCCAGCTGGAACATCAATGGTGGTAGCCTTCAAGATGTTATCTAGTTGTGCATTTTTTGTTGAAAAATCATCTCCATTTTCCTCTGCCCTTGCCGCTGCCTTGTGTGAACTTCTGGCGTTTGCAGGTTCTGTTCTGTTTATGATGGTGGTGACCACAGCAGCGACCTGTTCTGTGGTCAGTATTCCTGCTCGGTagagctccagcagctcctgcctcttcCCTTGAGGGATGTATTTGGAAAAGAGCAGATCCAACAAGGAGATATTTTGACCCTGGAGCTCACCAGCTGTGACACAGATGGTTGCGGACTTTAAGGACTTTCTCAGCTGTTGCTCCGGGGATTGTGTATCCTGGGCTGGTTGTGATGCTCCCACCTGGTTGTTGGGTGTAACTGTGGATGAGCTCAGATCACAGTTTTCCATTTCTGCCCTGGTGACGATGGCGGTGAGGAGGGTGATCATCTCCGAGATGGTGACCTTCCCCGCCTTGTACTTCCTCAGCAGCTCCTCTCTCTGGTGATCGGGGACGTAGCGGGAGAAGAGGAGCTCCCAGACGGTGACGCTCTGGCCCTGGAAGAGCCCCACGCTGAGGGTGGTGCGGGCGGCCTGCAGGGCTTTGCGGGCGTCCTTGTTCAGCTGGTGGAGCACGGAGCCCTTGTCCATCAcgtggagcaggagcagccccgtgTCGGGGTCGGGCACGCAGCGGCGGAGGAGCTGCATGTAGGTGAGGTTCTCGTGGGTGTTGGGGTCAAAGCAACTCCTTGTTTGATTCTTGGGGTTAGAAAGAAACTGGCACATCTCCTGGTCGAAGTAGCCGCGCTGGTAGGCCACCTCCACGGGCAGGCGGTGGCTGTGCACGGGGTCGATGATGCCGCCGGTGGCGATCTGGGCCTCGAGCAGGCGGATGGCGTGCTCCCGGACGATGAACTCTTTCTTCATGGCCTGGAAGAGGGAGATCTGCTGGCCTGTGTAGGGCTCCGTGTACCCCGTCACAGCTCCTTCAGCCGACAGCAGCTTCTCGTAAAAATCTCTGCCTATGACTCCTGCAGTCAGTGCCTCTTTCACCGAGAGTTTCTCGTTCCTCACTGGGTCGGTGAGGAACCCTGAAGCAGCCTgtgcctccagcagcaccagggccgTACCTGGTGTCAGGAGCCCCCTCATCATGGCATCATAGATACTCATCTTCTTGTTCATGGTTTGGATGAAGACTCCAGCTATGAAGTtactcccacccccacccctctcttTGTGTCCATCTGCAATCTGGTGACTTCCCGTGTCACTTGGCTTGTTCTGAGGGGCTGCACTCATCTTCTGCATCGTCTCTGGGGAACAGTCCTGCTACCGTCTTTGtctgaggggagaaaaagaaacgACTTGGTAAGACATAAGTTCTTGGGCAGTTTACGTGGTGCGCGTGAAGGAAGTCATGGCCCTGGATGTGGTAGCAGAAGCCCAGAGAGAAGCGGGGTGTGGGGTCTGGGGCTCTGCTGCTgacctcctctcccagcagcagcctcagggccAAGAGTGCCCCTGTCAGTTCCCTCTCGAAGGGCAGCTGGGGGCTCTCAGGAAGCAGCAGTGGCGGCTCAGGCGGCATGTTCAGgtgctctgcagtgctgggctCGGTGCAGCGGGTAGCCCTGGCACAGGGATGCAGCCCTGGTGTCACCAGAAGGCTAGTCCCTGTGCCAAAGAACTCCTGCACTCAGGGCAGGAAGGTGGGTAGTGGGTGCTGTGATGGGAATGGACACGGGCAGCGGAGCGGACCCAGGGGCAGCGGGGTCTTAAGGGCCACGTCACAGAGTGGCAGGCTCGGAGACACACACCCCGCAAAGAACCATCGTACCAGCAGCCTGGATGGCCCCGCTCTGGGCCCCGGGGATCTGCCTGCTCCCCCAGAGCCTGACACCACCTCAGACCTGCGGCCTCTACCACCTTCCTCTCTACTGCTTGCTTTTGGGGTGATGCCCTGGGGGGCCAGCAGGGAGCGTGGACACTGctcacccccccctccctcagcgctggctcctgagctgccctggggctggcagatCTAACTGGTGGCCACTGGACAAGCACGAGTCGTGCCACCAGCCACTGCCCAGCTGCAGAGAGGTGCTGGCTAGTGCTGCAACTCGTCCTCTGCTCTTGCCCACGCAGACCATCACACTGCCTGGCTTCGCGCTGGCCACAGGCCCGCTGTGAGCGTGGTGGGACACCGCCAGCACCGAGCAGGGTGGCAGGCGCAGCCTGGCCCGTGGCTGCCCGTGGAGATCCTTCTTCTTGCTGTGTGATCCCGCATCACTCCGGCACGGCACAGGCCGTGAGAACTGATCCACCTGCAGCGGTGGGCCCGGCCTGGCAGAGACCTTCTCTCAGGCTGGGCCTTTGCTGCAGTTGAGATGTCCCTGGGTCTCCGCTTGTTCTAAGGCCCCTGGGTtggcagagcccccagccccgtTGTACTCTCCTGTCCTCCAAAGCCACGGTCTGCTGCCGCCGGCGTGCTGGCTCCGCTCCTGGCCCCTGCTGACCTCCGCACTGCGCACGGGTCTGGGGGAGGCCGGTCAGCTGGTGCCAGACACCATCCCGGGGCCATCCTAACCAGTTCCAGtggctggggacaggggcagCATCAATGGGAGGGTCTGTCTGACCGCGAGCTCTCTCTGCAGCAGGACCAAGGTGCTCTCGCCAGATATCCAGAGAAACTGCTCTAGCaacaggatgggggagagagaTGCTCTGGCCGAGGTCCCTGGCACGTGGCCTCTGGACCTCCTGGTCTGCAGCCACCACGGGCTGTTTTCCACGGGCCTGTGCGGTCACGGCTGCGAGTCCAAGCCTGGCGTCAGCCCCTACAGCACCCTGGGGCAGCAAGGCCTGTCATTTACTCACACCTCGCAGGGCAAGTGTTTTCACTGGGAGCTTCTAGCCCCTATGCTGCGGGAGGTCATGAAAGGTCAGTCTTTGTCATTAGCTAATTGTTTTGTAGGTAAAATGGTcgataaaatatatataaatgaaaataaagattagACAGTAGGTCTCTCCCACTCAGGCTCGTCCTCTGCGGTTCGTGTGAGCGGCTGTGGTCGGTGCAGCGGGTGCCCTCACCCCCTCACCCCGTAACCCAGGTGCCAGCTGCGCTGCCTGAGCTGTTTGGAGGGAGGCAGACACAGGCCATGCGGAGTCAGGCCAGGTCTGTGCAGGCCAGAGTCTTGTTTCCATCTCGAGCCATAAGTGGACAACAGGGTGAGGATGAAGAATGGGGCAGCGTGTGTAATATTTCCCCGGTTTCTCTATCAACGAGTGGCTGTTTTCAGCTCAGTGGATTTCATGAGCTGGATGCACTCGGGGTCTGTAGCAATCCCTGACGGGTGGATGTGTCGCTTGCTGTCACCCGGTCTCTTCTGGAAGCCCTGTATAAACTTTCAGCATCTACAACATTGCACGGTGGTGAGGCCACAGTCTCGTAAAAACAGCAAAAACGAAACCCAAACCTTTCCTTGGGAACACCCATCTCCCATAAACTCCAGTGAGTGACAGTAATGATATGTTTAACTCATTATCAGGGTCACAGAGTAACTCTCCGACTGTTTACCTAACTGGTCGAAAAGTCTCTGAGTCATTGCTTCTGATCCATCTAAATATTGGTCGGGTGCTGCTGGAGATGGATCACGATGTTTGCCCCAGCAGCTACAGGCCAGCTCCTGCCTCTCTGGGGACCCTGCCCATGGCTTCAGGCTCTCCTGCAGCCAGTGGCTCTGGTCTGACCGcggccccagccctggggagcagcttctctgccctcccctgccTGACTCCACTGATGCCGCTGGAACCTTCTGGGAGGTGACGGGCTGGTTGTGCTGCCTCAGATGGCACTCGGTCCGGACAGGGTGCTGGGTCACACCCTGGAACAGGCGACACTTATGTAGGACGTGGATGTCGTGTAAACACCCTATACTGGAAAGATGTTGCCCAACTGCAAGCTATCATTAGCTGGTCTCTAATCAGACCTCCTGATGCCGGGGCTTGGCTACACACGCCGCTCCCGGGGCAGGACCTGACTGTCCTTTCAAGCTGTCACAGCAGCCCAGCCCAAAAGGTCCCAGTGGAAGCGGTTTTCCAGCCGGAGCGAGCTGGGGTGGCCTGGCAGTGCCGcggtcccagccctgcctgcccccgggGGGTGGAATCACGtcagcccccccagcctggcGCTCGCCTCGCAGGCTCCTGCCACCGGGCTCCCAGCCCAGACCCATGGCGCGAGTCGGCAGCCTCCTGCTTCGGGTGCCCGCAGCTCCGGCAGGTCCCGCAGCTCCGGTTGCTCCCTCCCGtacccccgtgtccccgtgtgcCCGGCTGAAGTGCTGAGGGCACAAAGCCCATCGCAGGGACCAGCAGCTCCATCCCGCCCTGGTGCCGCTCCATCGCTTTGTCCCTCCTTGGTGAGGGACGCGTCCTGCCCAGAGACCTGCGCCTCACCAGAGCCCTGGGCCGCAGGAGCTGCCCCCCCATAGCCAGGTTTTGGGTAGGGGCACGGTCCCCCATTCCTTGCAGGCCCCAGTATCTGCACGGAGCGTGCCGTGTCCCCTCAGGTGGGCTCTGTCCTACCTGCTGGACGCGTATCCAGAGCGCCTGGCTCCCTGGCAGGCTcgggtcctcctcctcctcctcccgctgcctCTCAGCCAGGGTGCGCAGCCAGGCAAGCGC is a window of Athene noctua chromosome 2, bAthNoc1.hap1.1, whole genome shotgun sequence DNA encoding:
- the LOC141958270 gene encoding epiplakin-like → MQKMSAAPQNKPSDTGSHQIADGHKERGGGGSNFIAGVFIQTMNKKMSIYDAMMRGLLTPGTALVLLEAQAASGFLTDPVRNEKLSVKEALTAGVIGRDFYEKLLSAEGAVTGYTEPYTGQQISLFQAMKKEFIVREHAIRLLEAQIATGGIIDPVHSHRLPVEVAYQRGYFDQEMCQFLSNPKNQTRSCFDPNTHENLTYMQLLRRCVPDPDTGLLLLHVMDKGSVLHQLNKDARKALQAARTTLSVGLFQGQSVTVWELLFSRYVPDHQREELLRKYKAGKVTISEMITLLTAIVTRKDDASTKEEPWETALKTTVVDMEVGELRGRKVSVWDLLHSKYIPEENRKELLELYQAGELTLEQVKTVVSTIVTKAEAARAEELANVSSPEAESGVTEAEHTHLQGDRAWEETLKSTSIEMAVDGLQGRQVSVWDLLFSDYIPEEKRQELLELYCMGTLALERLIIVITALIEKKESTSRKLLIAVKTSDKDTVSAAAEKDDASTKEEPWETALKTTVIDMEVGELRGRKVSVWDLLHSKYIPEENRKELLELYQAGGLTLEQVKTVVSTIVTKAEAARAEELANVSSPEAESGVTEAEHTHLQGDRAWEETLKSTSIEMAVDGLQGRQVSVWDLLFSDYIPEEKRQELLGLHRAGTLTIQELAATCSTIVTNSRERSLAMLPQQTVDLLQSEGSYITFGQFQEKRVSVWELLSTKQVSEYKREAHLDTYGTGGLMVNKITITTTVITGPQRKKRHRQDH